The following are encoded together in the Oncorhynchus masou masou isolate Uvic2021 chromosome 5, UVic_Omas_1.1, whole genome shotgun sequence genome:
- the LOC135537812 gene encoding polycomb protein suz12-B-like isoform X3, whose product MSGTSCKANGAVYPASTTVMTTVKKPKMEQIQADHELFLQAFEKPTQIYRFLRTRNLIAPIFLHRTLTFMTHRNTRTNAKRKTFKVDDMLLRVEKMKGEQESHSLSSHLQLTFTGFFHKDEKPSQNSENEQSSVSLEVLLVKVCHKKRKDVSCPVKQVPTGKKQVPLNPDCSNQTKPGSLPSLLVSSNEFEPSNSHMVKSYSLLFRVLRTGRRDMNGLVNGEANENIDVTEVPNRKKRSSAHREDGETTETFVAQMTVFDKNRRLQLLDGEYEVSMQGMEDCPVSKKRATWETILDGKRLPPFETFSQGPTLQFTLRWTGDASDKSTAPVAKPLATRNSDGSSPVESRPSTLKSAPLAVKASVSTDIQMKREQILCEPRQKLRIFYQFLYNNNTRQQTEARDDLHCPWCTLNCRKLYSLLKHLKQSHSRFIFNYVPHPKGARIDVSINECYDGSYVGNPQDIHSQPGFAFSRNGPVKRTAVTHVLVCRPKRTKPSLSEFLESEDGELEQQRTYVSGHNRLYFHSDSCMPLRPQEMDVDSEDERDPEWLREKTATQLDEFTDVNEGEKEVMKLWNLHVMKHGYVPKSCGFIADNQMNQASMQFVEKCGAYIARRNLCRNFLLHLVSMHDFNLVSVATIDRAMSRLRHIQEELPDAGADDQADRALMEGACNGTAIACSSGGGGGTKHGKRTKSSVTD is encoded by the exons ATGAGTGGGACCAGTTGTAAAGCGAACGGCGCCGTCTACCCGGCCTCGACAACTGTAATGACCACGGTGAAGAAGCCGAAGATGGAGCAGATTCAAGCAGACCATGAGTTGTTTCTACAGGCCTTTGAAA AGCCAACTCAAATCTACAGATTTCTCCGCACAAGGAACCTGATTGCA CCTATATTCTTGCACAGGACTCTTACCTTCATGACCCACAGAAACACTCGAACAAATGCCAAAAG GAAAACGTTCAAGGTGGATGACATGCTGCTCAGAGTGGAGAAGATGAAGGGAGAGCAGGAATCTCACAG CTTGTCCTCACACCTGCAGCTTACCTTCACTGGATTCTTCCATAAGGATG AAAAGCCATCTCAGAATTCAGAAAACGAACAGAGCTCGGTCTCTCTAGAGGTGCTACTTGTCAAAGTCTGCCATAAAAAACGAAAG GATGTCAGCTGCCCGGTGAAGCAAGTGCCTACAGGTAAAAAGCAAGTGCCTTTGAATCCTGACTGCAGCAACCAAACCAAGCCCGGCTCCCTGCCCTCCCTGCTGGTGTCCAGTAACGAGTTTGAGCCCAGCAACAGCCACATGGTCAAGTCCTACTCGCTCCTGTTCAGGGTCTTACGCACCGGGAGGAGGGACATGAACGGCCTTGTGAACGGCGAGGCCAACGAGAACATAG ATGTGACAGAGGTGCCCAACAGAAAGAAGAGAAGCTCCGCCCacagagaagatggagagacCACAGAGACCTTTGTTGCACAGATGACCGTCTTTGACAAGAACAG GAGATTGCAGCTGCTGGATGGGGAGTATGAAGTGTCCATGCAAGGGATGGAGGACTGCCCTGTCAGCAAGAAACGAGCCACATGGGAAACCATTTTGGATGGGAAG AGGCTGCCACCGTTCGAGACGTTCTCTCAGGGACCCACGCTGCAGTTCACTCTGCGCTGGACAGGTGACGCCAGCGACAAGTCCACAGCCCCCGTGGCCAAGCCCCTGGCCACACGCAACTCTGACGGCTCCAGCCCCGTGGAGAGCAGGCCCAGCACACTCAAATCTGCCCCCCTGG CTGTGAAGGCCTCTGTCAGCACAGACATCCAGATGAAAAGAGAACAGATCCTGTGTGAACCCAGGCAGAAACTGCGTATATTTTACCAG TTCCtgtacaacaacaacacacggcAGCAGACGGAGGCTAGAGACGACCTCCACTGTCCCTGGTGCACCTTGAACTGTAGGAAGCTTTACAGCCTGCTAAAACACCTCAAACAGTCCCACAGCCGCTTCATTTTCAATTACGTG CCTCACCCTAAAGGTGCTAGGATAGACGTGTCCATCAATGAGTGCTACGACGGCTCCTACGTGGGCAACCCCCAGGACATCCACAGCCAGCCCGGCTTCGCTTTCAGCCGCAACGGCCCCGTCAAGAGGACTGCCGTGACACACGTCCTGGTGTGCAG GCCCAAGCGGACGAAGCCCAGCCTGTCAGAGTTCCTGGAGTCTGAGGACGGggagctggagcagcagaggacCTACGTGAGCGGACACAACCGCCTGTACTTCCACAGTGACAGCTGCATGCCCCTCAGACCCCAGGAGATGGACGTGGACAGCGAGGACGAGAGAGATCCTGAGTGGCTGAGAGAGAAGACCGCTACG CAATTGGATGAGTTCACAGACGTCAACGAGGGCGAGAAGGAGGTGATGAAGCTGTGGAACCTGCACGTCATGAAGCATGGGTATGTACCTAAAAGCTGTGG CTTCATAGCCGACAACCAGATGAACCAGGCCAGCATGCAGTTCGTGGAGAAGTGCGGCGCCTACATCGCCCGCCGCAACCTCTGCCGCAACTTTCTGCTGCACCTGGTCAGCATGCACGACTTCAACCTGGTCTCCGTGGCCACCATCGACCGCGCCATGTCCCGCCTCCGCCACATCCAGGAGGAGCTGCCCGACGCCGGGGCCGACGACCAGGCTGACCGGGCCCTCATGGAGGGCGCCTGCAATGGCACCGCAATCGCCTGCAGCTCTGGCGGGGGTGGTGGGACCAAGCACGGCAAGAGGACAAAAAGCTCCGTGACTGACTGA
- the LOC135537812 gene encoding polycomb protein suz12-B-like isoform X2, translating to MHHLQHSGEVMSGTSCKANGAVYPASTTVMTTVKKPKMEQIQADHELFLQAFEKPTQIYRFLRTRNLIAPIFLHRTLTFMTHRNTRTNAKRKTFKVDDMLLRVEKMKGEQESHSLSSHLQLTFTGFFHKDEKPSQNSENEQSSVSLEVLLVKVCHKKRKDVSCPVKQVPTGKKQVPLNPDCSNQTKPGSLPSLLVSSNEFEPSNSHMVKSYSLLFRVLRTGRRDMNGLVNGEANENIDVTEVPNRKKRSSAHREDGETTETFVAQMTVFDKNRRLQLLDGEYEVSMQGMEDCPVSKKRATWETILDGKRLPPFETFSQGPTLQFTLRWTGDASDKSTAPVAKPLATRNSDGSSPVESRPSTLKSAPLAVKASVSTDIQMKREQILCEPRQKLRIFYQFLYNNNTRQQTEARDDLHCPWCTLNCRKLYSLLKHLKQSHSRFIFNYVPHPKGARIDVSINECYDGSYVGNPQDIHSQPGFAFSRNGPVKRTAVTHVLVCRPKRTKPSLSEFLESEDGELEQQRTYVSGHNRLYFHSDSCMPLRPQEMDVDSEDERDPEWLREKTATQLDEFTDVNEGEKEVMKLWNLHVMKHGFIADNQMNQASMQFVEKCGAYIARRNLCRNFLLHLVSMHDFNLVSVATIDRAMSRLRHIQEELPDAGADDQADRALMEGACNGTAIACSSGGGGGTKHGKRTKSSVTD from the exons ATGCACCATCTACAGCATTCAGGTGAAGTCATGAGTGGGACCAGTTGTAAAGCGAACGGCGCCGTCTACCCGGCCTCGACAACTGTAATGACCACGGTGAAGAAGCCGAAGATGGAGCAGATTCAAGCAGACCATGAGTTGTTTCTACAGGCCTTTGAAA AGCCAACTCAAATCTACAGATTTCTCCGCACAAGGAACCTGATTGCA CCTATATTCTTGCACAGGACTCTTACCTTCATGACCCACAGAAACACTCGAACAAATGCCAAAAG GAAAACGTTCAAGGTGGATGACATGCTGCTCAGAGTGGAGAAGATGAAGGGAGAGCAGGAATCTCACAG CTTGTCCTCACACCTGCAGCTTACCTTCACTGGATTCTTCCATAAGGATG AAAAGCCATCTCAGAATTCAGAAAACGAACAGAGCTCGGTCTCTCTAGAGGTGCTACTTGTCAAAGTCTGCCATAAAAAACGAAAG GATGTCAGCTGCCCGGTGAAGCAAGTGCCTACAGGTAAAAAGCAAGTGCCTTTGAATCCTGACTGCAGCAACCAAACCAAGCCCGGCTCCCTGCCCTCCCTGCTGGTGTCCAGTAACGAGTTTGAGCCCAGCAACAGCCACATGGTCAAGTCCTACTCGCTCCTGTTCAGGGTCTTACGCACCGGGAGGAGGGACATGAACGGCCTTGTGAACGGCGAGGCCAACGAGAACATAG ATGTGACAGAGGTGCCCAACAGAAAGAAGAGAAGCTCCGCCCacagagaagatggagagacCACAGAGACCTTTGTTGCACAGATGACCGTCTTTGACAAGAACAG GAGATTGCAGCTGCTGGATGGGGAGTATGAAGTGTCCATGCAAGGGATGGAGGACTGCCCTGTCAGCAAGAAACGAGCCACATGGGAAACCATTTTGGATGGGAAG AGGCTGCCACCGTTCGAGACGTTCTCTCAGGGACCCACGCTGCAGTTCACTCTGCGCTGGACAGGTGACGCCAGCGACAAGTCCACAGCCCCCGTGGCCAAGCCCCTGGCCACACGCAACTCTGACGGCTCCAGCCCCGTGGAGAGCAGGCCCAGCACACTCAAATCTGCCCCCCTGG CTGTGAAGGCCTCTGTCAGCACAGACATCCAGATGAAAAGAGAACAGATCCTGTGTGAACCCAGGCAGAAACTGCGTATATTTTACCAG TTCCtgtacaacaacaacacacggcAGCAGACGGAGGCTAGAGACGACCTCCACTGTCCCTGGTGCACCTTGAACTGTAGGAAGCTTTACAGCCTGCTAAAACACCTCAAACAGTCCCACAGCCGCTTCATTTTCAATTACGTG CCTCACCCTAAAGGTGCTAGGATAGACGTGTCCATCAATGAGTGCTACGACGGCTCCTACGTGGGCAACCCCCAGGACATCCACAGCCAGCCCGGCTTCGCTTTCAGCCGCAACGGCCCCGTCAAGAGGACTGCCGTGACACACGTCCTGGTGTGCAG GCCCAAGCGGACGAAGCCCAGCCTGTCAGAGTTCCTGGAGTCTGAGGACGGggagctggagcagcagaggacCTACGTGAGCGGACACAACCGCCTGTACTTCCACAGTGACAGCTGCATGCCCCTCAGACCCCAGGAGATGGACGTGGACAGCGAGGACGAGAGAGATCCTGAGTGGCTGAGAGAGAAGACCGCTACG CAATTGGATGAGTTCACAGACGTCAACGAGGGCGAGAAGGAGGTGATGAAGCTGTGGAACCTGCACGTCATGAAGCATGG CTTCATAGCCGACAACCAGATGAACCAGGCCAGCATGCAGTTCGTGGAGAAGTGCGGCGCCTACATCGCCCGCCGCAACCTCTGCCGCAACTTTCTGCTGCACCTGGTCAGCATGCACGACTTCAACCTGGTCTCCGTGGCCACCATCGACCGCGCCATGTCCCGCCTCCGCCACATCCAGGAGGAGCTGCCCGACGCCGGGGCCGACGACCAGGCTGACCGGGCCCTCATGGAGGGCGCCTGCAATGGCACCGCAATCGCCTGCAGCTCTGGCGGGGGTGGTGGGACCAAGCACGGCAAGAGGACAAAAAGCTCCGTGACTGACTGA
- the LOC135537812 gene encoding polycomb protein suz12-B-like isoform X1 yields the protein MHHLQHSGEVMSGTSCKANGAVYPASTTVMTTVKKPKMEQIQADHELFLQAFEKPTQIYRFLRTRNLIAPIFLHRTLTFMTHRNTRTNAKRKTFKVDDMLLRVEKMKGEQESHSLSSHLQLTFTGFFHKDEKPSQNSENEQSSVSLEVLLVKVCHKKRKDVSCPVKQVPTGKKQVPLNPDCSNQTKPGSLPSLLVSSNEFEPSNSHMVKSYSLLFRVLRTGRRDMNGLVNGEANENIDVTEVPNRKKRSSAHREDGETTETFVAQMTVFDKNRRLQLLDGEYEVSMQGMEDCPVSKKRATWETILDGKRLPPFETFSQGPTLQFTLRWTGDASDKSTAPVAKPLATRNSDGSSPVESRPSTLKSAPLAVKASVSTDIQMKREQILCEPRQKLRIFYQFLYNNNTRQQTEARDDLHCPWCTLNCRKLYSLLKHLKQSHSRFIFNYVPHPKGARIDVSINECYDGSYVGNPQDIHSQPGFAFSRNGPVKRTAVTHVLVCRPKRTKPSLSEFLESEDGELEQQRTYVSGHNRLYFHSDSCMPLRPQEMDVDSEDERDPEWLREKTATQLDEFTDVNEGEKEVMKLWNLHVMKHGYVPKSCGFIADNQMNQASMQFVEKCGAYIARRNLCRNFLLHLVSMHDFNLVSVATIDRAMSRLRHIQEELPDAGADDQADRALMEGACNGTAIACSSGGGGGTKHGKRTKSSVTD from the exons ATGCACCATCTACAGCATTCAGGTGAAGTCATGAGTGGGACCAGTTGTAAAGCGAACGGCGCCGTCTACCCGGCCTCGACAACTGTAATGACCACGGTGAAGAAGCCGAAGATGGAGCAGATTCAAGCAGACCATGAGTTGTTTCTACAGGCCTTTGAAA AGCCAACTCAAATCTACAGATTTCTCCGCACAAGGAACCTGATTGCA CCTATATTCTTGCACAGGACTCTTACCTTCATGACCCACAGAAACACTCGAACAAATGCCAAAAG GAAAACGTTCAAGGTGGATGACATGCTGCTCAGAGTGGAGAAGATGAAGGGAGAGCAGGAATCTCACAG CTTGTCCTCACACCTGCAGCTTACCTTCACTGGATTCTTCCATAAGGATG AAAAGCCATCTCAGAATTCAGAAAACGAACAGAGCTCGGTCTCTCTAGAGGTGCTACTTGTCAAAGTCTGCCATAAAAAACGAAAG GATGTCAGCTGCCCGGTGAAGCAAGTGCCTACAGGTAAAAAGCAAGTGCCTTTGAATCCTGACTGCAGCAACCAAACCAAGCCCGGCTCCCTGCCCTCCCTGCTGGTGTCCAGTAACGAGTTTGAGCCCAGCAACAGCCACATGGTCAAGTCCTACTCGCTCCTGTTCAGGGTCTTACGCACCGGGAGGAGGGACATGAACGGCCTTGTGAACGGCGAGGCCAACGAGAACATAG ATGTGACAGAGGTGCCCAACAGAAAGAAGAGAAGCTCCGCCCacagagaagatggagagacCACAGAGACCTTTGTTGCACAGATGACCGTCTTTGACAAGAACAG GAGATTGCAGCTGCTGGATGGGGAGTATGAAGTGTCCATGCAAGGGATGGAGGACTGCCCTGTCAGCAAGAAACGAGCCACATGGGAAACCATTTTGGATGGGAAG AGGCTGCCACCGTTCGAGACGTTCTCTCAGGGACCCACGCTGCAGTTCACTCTGCGCTGGACAGGTGACGCCAGCGACAAGTCCACAGCCCCCGTGGCCAAGCCCCTGGCCACACGCAACTCTGACGGCTCCAGCCCCGTGGAGAGCAGGCCCAGCACACTCAAATCTGCCCCCCTGG CTGTGAAGGCCTCTGTCAGCACAGACATCCAGATGAAAAGAGAACAGATCCTGTGTGAACCCAGGCAGAAACTGCGTATATTTTACCAG TTCCtgtacaacaacaacacacggcAGCAGACGGAGGCTAGAGACGACCTCCACTGTCCCTGGTGCACCTTGAACTGTAGGAAGCTTTACAGCCTGCTAAAACACCTCAAACAGTCCCACAGCCGCTTCATTTTCAATTACGTG CCTCACCCTAAAGGTGCTAGGATAGACGTGTCCATCAATGAGTGCTACGACGGCTCCTACGTGGGCAACCCCCAGGACATCCACAGCCAGCCCGGCTTCGCTTTCAGCCGCAACGGCCCCGTCAAGAGGACTGCCGTGACACACGTCCTGGTGTGCAG GCCCAAGCGGACGAAGCCCAGCCTGTCAGAGTTCCTGGAGTCTGAGGACGGggagctggagcagcagaggacCTACGTGAGCGGACACAACCGCCTGTACTTCCACAGTGACAGCTGCATGCCCCTCAGACCCCAGGAGATGGACGTGGACAGCGAGGACGAGAGAGATCCTGAGTGGCTGAGAGAGAAGACCGCTACG CAATTGGATGAGTTCACAGACGTCAACGAGGGCGAGAAGGAGGTGATGAAGCTGTGGAACCTGCACGTCATGAAGCATGGGTATGTACCTAAAAGCTGTGG CTTCATAGCCGACAACCAGATGAACCAGGCCAGCATGCAGTTCGTGGAGAAGTGCGGCGCCTACATCGCCCGCCGCAACCTCTGCCGCAACTTTCTGCTGCACCTGGTCAGCATGCACGACTTCAACCTGGTCTCCGTGGCCACCATCGACCGCGCCATGTCCCGCCTCCGCCACATCCAGGAGGAGCTGCCCGACGCCGGGGCCGACGACCAGGCTGACCGGGCCCTCATGGAGGGCGCCTGCAATGGCACCGCAATCGCCTGCAGCTCTGGCGGGGGTGGTGGGACCAAGCACGGCAAGAGGACAAAAAGCTCCGTGACTGACTGA
- the utp6 gene encoding U3 small nucleolar RNA-associated protein 6 homolog, with protein sequence MAEIVQQRIENRIPELEQLERVGLFSKKEVKSMLKRATALEYKLHRLIITKVDFIAYIQYEINVLELIKKRRSRIGYQFKREEIEYSIISRINGIFRRATTKWKDDVQLWLSHIAFCKKWNTKVQLSKVFSSMLAIHPEKPALWIMAAKSELEDRNLSESARHLFLRALRFHPDSKKVYQEYFRMELLHAEKLRKQKKELEQAKMDVGGYEFSPEIMSGKLAELVYRDATGKIQGADFILSLLTIAAIFDFTKELQDTIIQDLQSKYTDDSLTWDFMAKRELEATVGEELQTAKGRASDIARREERCCQVYEEGLNGLNTEAMWACYVSFCLERFKRKTNVQELKEKRQERLLAVLQRAHDSLLLKEECYKNWLQVLLSSGDSEQTAAVAMAATQRYRQSVDVWCLALQTMVHLGSGATGKLFQDALKHVNPKLSLPLWQLQVEWSMTSQSPEETEALFQRGLLSVVPAVSMEIKEKYLDWSYRAGGYKKARKTFTSLHESRPFSKAFFTRMIQMEKNQETPKMSNLRDFYERALREFGSTDDDLWLEYIREELGPSGQPENCGMIHWRAMKMLEGESVERFTAQYTLLQTGHI encoded by the exons ATGGCTGAGATAGTCCAACAGCGGATCGAGAATCGAATCCCAGAGTTGGAACAGTTGGAGAGAGTGGGACTGTTCAGCAAAAAAGAAGTCAA ATCCATGCTAAAAAGGGCGACAGCTTTAGAATACAAACTGCATCGATTGATCATAACCAAAGTTGACTTCATTGCATACATTCAG TATGAAATCAATGTATTAGAGCTGATAAAGAAGAGAAGATCA CGCATCGGCTATCAGTTCAAAAGAGAGGAGATAGAGTATTCCATCATCTCGAGGATCAACGGCATTTTCAGAAGGGCCACAACTAAATGGAAG GATGATGTGCAGTTGTGGCTCTCTCACATTGCTTTCTGTAAGAAATGG AACACAAAGGTTCAACTCAGCAAAGTGTTCTCCTCCATGCTTGCCATTCATCCTGAGAAACCAG CCCTCTGGATCATGGCTGCCAAGAGCGAACTGGAGGACAGAAACTTGTCAGAGAGTGCCAGACACCTGTTCCTGCGTGCCCTGCGCTTCCACCCGGATAGCAAGAAGGTCTACCaagag TACTTCCGTATGGAGCTGTTGCACGCTGAGAAACTGAGGAAGCAAaagaaggagctggagcaggctAAGATGGACGtg GGAGGGTACGAGTTCTCCCCTGAGATCATGAGTGGCAAACTGGCCGAGTTGGTGTACAGAGATGCTACTGGGAAAATCCAAG GAGCCGATTTCATCCTGTCTCTTTTGACCATCGCCGCCATCTTTGACTTCACTAAAGAACTACAGGACACCATTATACAAGA CCTGCAGAGCAAATACACAGACGACTCACTGACGTGGGACTTCATGGCCAAGCGGGAGCTGGAGGCAACGGTGGGGGAGGAGCTTCAGACAGCCAAGGGGCGGGCCTCTGACATCGCCAGGAGAGAGGAGCGCTGCTGCCAGGTCTACGAGGAGGGCCTCAATGGCCTCAACACCG AGGCCATGTGGGCGTGCTACGTGTCCTTCTGCCTGGAGAGGTTCAAGAGGAAAACCAACGTCCAGGAGCTGAAGGAGAAG AGGCAGGAGAGGCTGCTGGCAGTGCTTCAGCGTGCCCACGActcactgctgctgaaggaggaaTGCTACAAGAACTGG CTGCAGGTCTTACTCTCATCAGGAGACTCGGAGCAGACCGCTGCGGTTGCCATGGCAGCCACCCAGCGCTACAGACAATCTGTGGACGTGTGGTGCCTGGCCTTGCAGACGATGGTGCATCTGGGGAGTGGCGCCACAGGCAAGCTATTCCAGGACGCCCTGAAACACGTGAAtcccaag TTGAGTTTGCCCCTGTGGCAGCTGCAGGTGGAGTGGAGCATGACATCACAGAGCCCAGAGGAAACTGAGGCCCTCTTTCAG aGAGGTCTGCTGTCTGTGGTGCCTGCCGTTTCCATGGAGATAAAGGAGAAGTACCTTGACTGGTCCTACAGGGCCGGAGGCTACAAGAAAGCCAGGAAGACCTTCACAAG TTTGCATGAGAGCCGGCCCTTCTCCAAGGCCTTTTTCACCAGAATGATCCAGATGGAGAAAAATCAA GAGACTCCCAAGATGAGCAACCTGAGGGACTTCTATGAGAGAGCCCTGAGGGAATTCGGCTCCACAGATGATG ATCTGTGGCTGGAGTACATCCGAGAGGAGCTTGGGCCCAGCGGCCAGCCAGAAAACTGTGGGATGATCCACTGGAGAGccatgaagatgctggagggggAGAGTGTGGAGAGATTCACTGCCCAGTACACCCTGCTGCAGACTGGACACATCTAG